The segment ACTTTTagaattgattgaatctatcCATTCAGTATTTTACAGAGATAAGCAATGAAccatctttttgagatattttataatttatattgaaAGTAAATAATCGATCTTTgaattatatatgatttatgaaactatattttgtataaaaaataatttataaatttaaaatttttaaattatcatgatttattgatttattatgaaatatacatATGTTCAATGAAATTATAATATCCATATGTTATGTTGCAAAAATACTTTGATAGGGATCAGATTTgtactctcagcctaactatgttctagatcctaccaatGGGGTTATATATTGGCACTCTAGATCTTGTTGATGAGGGTTAGGCATTGGATTTTCGACCCTACCAATGGAGATTGTGCATTGATTTTTAAACCCTATCAATCGAGGTTATGCATTAATTTTGGGATCCTGCTAATAGGAGTTGTGCATCATTGTTTGGATCCTACCAATGGGGCTTATATGTTGGTACTCTAATTGAGTTCATTGTTATGGATTCTGCCACAAAGATAAGTGTGATTTTAGTTAAGACTGTTGAGTTATGTGTAATTCATTTCATATTAAATTTGTAATTATGTATAtgcatgaatatttgaaaagatttgatttgcactaattagtataaaatatattcttatatttatttatagtatttatttttcaaacatcatatcttataataatatctgaaatatttaattaagatatttattacttactggactatcgagctcattatctcttcttttttttcaaattcagatttttaattaCAGACTTTGGTATTACTTTGGGAGTGAGTTAAAGGCGAGAGTCGATaatatagatttattataatactTTTGTAGGATTATTATTTAAGATGTAATGGatgtaagatcttttgaatattattaaaattttatgagagattaaaattaattttagttagttaaaaattttaaatttaatttattataaattttactaTAATGTATTGATATCATTTTTAGAATATCTTGCACGTGAAAAGAGTTCTTGATGTGCACCATCACGAAGAAAGAGATAatcacatgccatatatggattcaagagccaaattgatgactTTGCTTACGTGCCTAGAAGCATGATGTGGTGTGAATCAGATTTGacagaaatttaaaagaaattattgcttgagAAAGGGTCAAGTTTAGAAGCTTGTTTTATTCTtcttaattcaccatgatctccaaccaccatcattttcatagtagcaagatgtagccaaaattattttattcttcctaattcaccatgatctccagccaccatcattttcatagtagcaagatgcagccaaagttattttgttcttcctaattcaccgtgatctccagccaccatcatttccatagtagcaagatacggccattatcattttctttgtagcaagatgtagccaccatcattttcatagtggCAATatacagccaccatcattttcatgatAGTTAAATTCTGTTATTTCTTTTCATTTACTAAATTTGTCTTATATTctctctcttatctatataaaagGAGGCGACttatgtattcaattcagatttaaatgaatgaaaatgagtgtttctaaattctcttatctaacctctgtgtgttagtggcgagttataaatcttagaacttatcactcacattcttcttttcttgagtgtggcgttTTATCCCTTTGTAATCTGATTGTagcgattttcttatcaatcaaattttaattttttttttttttctggtactCCAACCTTTGTTCTTACCTACACAAAATAGTTATTCAGATCTGTACACATCGGttctctatgagtatgcggcgattgCCATGTTCATTGATTTATGATCTCAGATTAGGAGTGTGACAACCAGTGACCAATGCCTCGATGTGAGGTCTCCGATGACTTCAAAAGACTTCCTAAGATAGTGGTGCTTGGCCCAAATTAGTGGCTGATAGCAGTGAATGAAGGAAATGCCGAAATAGGGCATCCTCTACTCAGATACAATTCTGACAACTTGCCAGCTCTAATCAAGGTCGGACAATGGCCATGAGGCCgaaaaagatagaagaaaaaggAATTAGGTTTATTACCTAAGCTTGGTAAGGCCAAGAAGATGATCTGGTAGGAATCTAAGGATAAAATCGTAAAGAAAAACTCAAAAGTTCTCAAGATTTTCCGACGATGGAGtccaaaggaaggaatctcttaTAGGCAATATCGTAGGGTTTTGGTTGAATTAAGCTTGCCTAAGACTCTTGGCATCCACCGAAgtcaggagaggaagaagactccgacaTGCTGGGCACGTATGTTTCATGAGTTCGGGCCTTCTTCAAACCAGCCCATGGGCCCCAATGCTGGGTTATCACATAATATATTCTTTAATATTATTAATCttctaaaaatattatcaataaaatattattttactaaaatatatttttattaaaatctatgatcatcattattattaatattatcatACTGAGATTTTAACAAAATTAATCACAAAAATACTTTAAGAGTTGCAAGATCATAAGTTGAAATGCCTTTCTTTTTCTACTGCACtaaaaaatatatccttcaaaaatctttttgtgTGTGAATTCCTATTTGCAGTGGAGAAAGGCTTTAGCACCCCTACCgcttttatttagaaaatatacCACctcattatttttgaaaataatatatattttattaatatataatatatttattttattaataaatatttttatcaaaaaatttgagaagaagtCTAGATCTTGGAAGTTCCACTCCTCTTCCCTTTTCGATCACCGAAGCCTTTAATGATCTTTTAATAGCATCAATATCCCGCAAGATGAAGTCCACGATGAAGCCTTTTAGGTTCAACAATATGGACTGAACATCCCAGGTTCCTAGAGGTTGTTAGGGAGGCCTTGACAGCAGAGGTGAGAGGGAGCCCGACCTGTTACCCATTTCTTAAGGTTGTCATTGTTTGTTTACCTTCCACCAAATATTAGTGGAGTTAATACCAAGTCCAATGAGGCGAAAAATCCAAAGAAAGTAGCCAAAAATGTTCCATAAAAgtgtagactcaaaattttatactaTAAGCGTGCGAGGACTAGGAATTGATGCGCGTTAAGAGATGATAAATTGATGCAGGTTAAGAGATGATGGCAGCAAGGATTCGACTGGACCCAACGtactcaaattttaaaattttaagccgTTTAGAGTAACAAAGGGGATGCCTAGGGATATCTACAACCATGAATTCTCTGATACTCGAACTCTCAAGGGAATATGAATTCTTCAATACCAATCAAACTAATTTCTGGAAGAATATACTTTTAATTTGATTCACCGATACCCTAATTTGTCTCCTAGTACAGATAGTTGTGCAAGAGATCCCTACTTCAGCAATATTTGTAATGCATCAAAAGAACTCTCACACTCTCTCTGGGTGTGTGCGTGATCCAGATCGTCCTCTAATCTAAAGAACCGGCCCACATTGGTCCTTGTACATCTTCTCTCTCTATCCTAATTTTCCTCCTGTCGTCATCAAACTCCATTAATCATGCAAGTAGAGCATTCCATGTTAGCCCAGCTAGCATGCGATTGGCGAGTTCTACTGGAGGCCTGGCCCCATGATCAAAGATAGAATAAATGCCACCCACCCGTTTAAATATCCAACATGGAAAGAGAGGAGGGAGTAATTCAAGTGGTGGATGGCTGGGACTAGGCGGCATTGTGGCAGGACAACTCAGACTAGCAGTGGTttgaaaattctgcaccaactgGTCCTGGCTTCCTCATATCATCTGCTTTCTAGAAGGATTTCTtccatctctttctttattttgGCACCCCTGCCTTCTTTTCACACTTTCCAACTCACCTACCCGACCCATGCCCCAAGTTCCGTGATATGTGTAATTCTATCGCCATTACCTTTATTATTTAGCTTCCTGTTAAGTTTTCAGGGGAACGAATCATGGTTGGTACTAATCTTTGTGTTAATACCTGTTGGGGCAATTTGATCGGATTGGATCAGATGGAGTTGGATCAGATGCGAGTCAAATAAAAAAAACTCATCAATCTAAACTctacttatttattaaatagatcaaaaattcaaatatacACTCGAtcgatttattaaataaataaactaACTCGATCTatatgatctatttattaaacaagttaaattagattaaataggttaaatgagtTGAACAGATTAAATGAAtcggattaaataggttaaataaattttaaatagattaaataaattttaaatagattaaatgattcAGGTTGCCACTCCATCTAATTATTAAAAGGTCAAAACAGATCAAATGAATCAAAAGTTTAAACTTGAATACAGTCCATTTAAATAAATACATCTAGATAGGTTGATTTATTTatgatccaaattttttttgtgtcaaatccaaatctatttaaagTGGGTTTGCATGGGTcggatggacaaaagttggaaCATAAATTGCCAACCTTATTTCAACTCTAAGAAggaaaactatatatatatatattactcaAGCGGGTTTGATTCAATGTTGATTATGAAAGACTTGATGATGTTGGACGAGCAAATCTCTGCCATTAGCTATGAAATTGGCAGGACTTTCATAAAACTAAATCGTGAATGGAGTATATCAAACCCATGAAACCAAGAGCCTTTCTTGTAAAATTACTTTTGATTTCATTTCTTTCAATGATCACTAATACGATTAAAACAATGCGAAAAGCATAGTCATGATCTATTTAATTGAGTTATTATATGTGACGAATTGCGAGAATATGATTTCATCTTGCTTATTAGGATTATATCATGAAAACGCGTTTTAAAGATTTATGTGCACACTCTGTCTCATTCTACTATGCATTCAAGGCCATGCCAGCTTCCAAATCTTGCTCTACAACATTAAAATCCATCAAGAATAATTACAAATTGTGATAGatttgtaattaaaataatttgttgacaaaaaaaaaattagttaattgAATTTTCTCGACAAAGGTTGGATCCAGTTAGCCAACAAGTCATACTCTATCAGCTACAAATGGGGCCCGATCTTGCCTTAAGTTTAATGTTTATTCTTAAATATCACTTTTCTTCGAAAGTTTTAGTTAGACCTGCTCAAAATTAGGTGGCCCATCAAGCCCGTCCGAGTCTAAACTGTTTTAAACAAATCCGAGCCTGATTTTAAACCCGAAGTATCAAATTGGGCCTGAAATTAAAATTCATCCATTAAATAGATTAGGATTGGTTTTACATCGATCCAATCTGAACTCGATCCAAGCttgatatttatataaaatatataatgcataatataatctatatatatatatatatattatatttcttAATCTCCTCGCTTCATCCTCCCATCTCCCCCAACCTCCTctatcctcctcctccttccaccTCCCAAGCCTTCCCCCTCCCCTCCGCCTCTTCCTCCACCACCCTAGCCACCCCCTGTCCCACCTCTCTTCTCCTCTAACTACTATACTGGCTATCTCCCATCCCACCTCCCCCTCCCTTCTTTACAACCCCCCATTCTCCCCCCCCCAaaagtctctctctttttttttttttttttttttgttgctggaGAGATTTTTAGGCCCGTGGCTTGGCCCAAAAGCCTGAAGCCCGATATATAACGGGCTTAGTCTTCGAAAGTCAGCCTAAACATCGGACATTACGAGATCCGGacttaaaaaattaatgaaaatcaTAAGTTGAGCTTAACCCAAATCCAACCCATCCCGCCTATCGAACAGGTCTAGTTTTAATCAAAATCTTTGTTAAAAGCCTTTCCATAGAAATCATAGATGAGTATGGTCTAGATACGGATAACTGAAAGGCAATCTTTTAGCCACGCACGGTCCACGTTGCCAAATCTTTTTGGCAAAATTAGATTAACCTCTGTGAAATCTTTGTCAAACTTTACTCACCTTATTTGCAGCTAATCACCTCTAGGTATCCTTGTGCTACTAACTTTCTTCTAATTCTATAACCGGAGCGTTCATTTTGGTCAACCAAATCCAATCACGTCCTCTTCTCGAGCCATCAGCCTCACCAACCCTCATTAACAACTGCTCTCCACCTGGCCTGCATCACTATACAATAAACCAGACGAGACCGGAGGATTATTCCGCTTTGGCTAGAGCGGAACAAACCCGTGGTGCCGCAGTCACACGtttgagaaattattgcatgcaccgggTCCAGGTGGGCCCCGGCAAATCTGGCCacatatgcacggtggataacgTGCAATCGGAATTGGTGAGATCCAAGGTgtaatgtggcgtgttatccaccgtgggatttggcgtGGTCCATTGGACCTGGCCTAAGTAATAATTAGTCCACATGTCTTGCCTGAAGCCCTGAACCTAGTCCAACCCATTTCTTTTGAAATGGAACCACGGTTCATGAGTTCAACAAACCGGTTCGACCGGTCGAGTCAAGCCGGTCGTTGGACGCTCTGTTACGCGCGGAGAAAGGGATCCAGATCCGAAATTATTGCCTGCCTCCAATTAGACCTAAATCCATTGCAATCGGATCCGACGGATGAAATTTCTTCTATGCAGGCGTCAGAAATTGAAAGCACCTTCCTGACCGTTAGATTCGAATGGAACAAAAGCCGATCACCAACCGGTTGGATTAACAGTATAAAACCCCTCGCAAAGCCTCGGTTTCACCCTCTTTTTCTCATTCTCTCTCCATTTCCCGATCTCTTTCTTCCTCGCCATGAGTCCCAGCTCTTGTCGCCGGCGAGCGCCGTAACCGAAGCGCCGGAGATTGAGACGGGCCGCCGCCGAAATGGAGGCCCAGAAAAGCCACGGGGCGAAGCTCACGCGGACCCCCTCTTCCCTCCTCCGCTCCCCGACCCTTCGCTCTTCCGTCAACAGCTTATCCGCCATAGACGAGGCCACCGCAACTGGAGCTGACGGCGATGACTCCGACGATAAGAAGCCCCGCCACCGCCGAGGCGGTCGTCCCCGCCGCCCACTCCTTCCGGCACTCTTGCCCcttcccttcttcctcttcctcttcctcctcctcctctacctCCGCGATGACGCCCCCTTCCTCAGTAACCTCCTCCTCGCTGCCTTCGTCTTCGCCGTCGCCTTCCTCGCCGCCCGCCGTTCCCGCTTCCTCATCCTCCGCTGCCGCGGGATCCGGCGGGGGGAGTCGGTCCAGTGGTTCATCGGCGACGGCGAGCGGGAATCGAGGAAGGAGAAGAGCAACGGGAAGATCGTGAGGGAGGGGGTGGAGTTCTACAGCAACGGGGATTTCTACGAAGGGGAGTTCCACAAGGGGCGCTGCAACGGGAGCGGCGTCTACAATTTCTTCGCCAAGGGGAGATACGAGGGCGATTGGGTTGATGGCAAGTATGATGGTTATGGGATCGAGAGCTGGGCGAGGGGGAGCCGGTACCGGGGGCAGTACCGGCAGGGCCTGAGGCACGGCTTTGGGGTGTATCGGTTCTACAGCGGCGATAGCTACGCTGGAGAGTGGGTCAGCGGGCAGAGCCATGGCATCGGAGTGCAGACTTGCTCCGATGGGAGCTGCTATGTAGGGGAATTCAAATGCGGGGTGAAGCATGGCCTCGGATACTACCACTTCAGGTAACCTTTACTGATTGCTTTCAAGGACTGTTTGGCAAGAAAGTTGGCGTTTTTCCTTGTTCTATGGGTGTTCAATGTTCTCTTGTGTtcgattttgaaatctatatgctTTTATTGTTTAATATTGTGGATTGAATTGGTAGTGTTTGGGACTTCGATTCATGTGTTGTTGGTAATTTGACTattgtaaaataaaaatttggggaCCATATGAGTGAAAATGGTAAGGTTTGGTATTGTTGGTTGTGGAACGTTATAAATTTTTGCTTTTGACCAGAATTAATGGAACCATAGAATATGGACCTAAagaccatttttttatttttttttattgctcaATTTGAAATCTGGGTTGCGTGTTTTCCCCCTCCTGACCATTCCAATCTTTTATTTACAATGGCTTCTACCCACCTGGATGTATAAAAATTTGAGTTTGATGTAGTTGCTTTAACTTTGGTTCATTGTAACTGGATTTGTTCTCCCATTTGCTTGTGCTTGATATTATTATATGTAATTCTCATCCTGTTGACCTCAGCTCATTATGGATGAATGAAATGTAATAATCTTTAGTTCTTCGTTTATAATAAGGCAACAATACGGCCATCCTGCcgtatcaccaaaaaaaaaagaataaatatgtTTTCCTTGATCGTTCTAATACTTTACCAGAGGAACAGCAGATGACCAGGACTAGTTTAAAACCTGAATGGTCAGGCAGTTTGTTAGAATCAGATTCTTAATGCTGCATCTTTATGATTCTTTTGTTAAGTGTCATATGGTTTGCACGACTCTGGTTTCTGCTGTCACAAGTTTCTGTCTTCGTTTGTTGAAATCTAAGATAAGATGAAATCACTTTTTGGTGTTGGTTGGCACATTGTTGTTCTTGGCTTAAAGCCATTAGTGTTATGTAGGTTGAGCGTGCTGGCTTCTTGATTTTTCTAAACAAACTATGCTGTCTTTATTTTTTCTGGTTAAACATAAACTGAAACCTTCAAACTAATTTGTGCATTACCTTTTGAGGTTGTCTAAAAGTACTTTTGGTGTTTAATCATAAGCATGTTTGTTTCCTCTTTTAGCTTTAATATATGCAAACTGATCATGAATGTTCTCATAAATTTCCTATTCCTCTTAATGACTTCCCCTACTTCTTACTGTATGTAATTTTATTTTCAGCAGGACCTTAGAACTGTCTTGAATTGCTTGGAAAGTTGTATTACAAAAGTTTCACCCATTAACAAATTATGGGAATTTTAACTTGGTGTAGATCATGTGCTTTTTTTTGCTTAATTTGGATTGAAATAATGCAGTTGGTGCCTATCGCAGGAATGGTGATCGGTACTCTGGAGAGTACTTTGGTGACAAGATCCATGGTTTTGGAATCTATAACTTTGCTAATGGTCACTGCTATGAGGGTTCATGGCATGAAGGGAAGAAACAGGGGTTTGGAATGTACGCATTCCGTAATGGTGACACAAGATCTGGAGAGTGGGACTGTGGAGTTCTAAAGATCCGGCTACCACCATCAGATCAGGCTGTTCAGCGGGCTGTTCAGGTATATGCTTTGGGTATCCATTTTTCCGTTCATGTTCTTCTTGCAACATTGTCTTCTAAAGGCTCTATTCTTTTCATTGCACTAGTCTGCTCGAAAGGCTGCAGAGAATGCTATTCTCATTCCCCGGGTAGATGAGCAAGTAAACAAGGCAGTCACAGCTGCTAATAGAGCCGCGACTGCTGCTAGAGTTGCTGCAATCAAAGCTGTGCAGAACCGGATGGATGGAAAGTTTTGTGACACCAATGTTTAAGGTCAAACTTTTGCTTGAACTGTACATTTAACTGCTTAATAATCACTAATCCCAAAGTTTGCGACCAGGTATGGCAAATACTTACCTGGGTCTGAGAGACGGTAAGAGGGAAGCTGACAATTTTATGTCTGGATTATGGAATGCATACTGCGGTCCTCTCATGACTGTAACATGTAAATAACTCcatatgtatatgaatttttttttggtagaatccaTATGTTTATGATTTGAATGAGCCTTTTAATGCAATTTCTGCAGGTCTTCTTGGTGTTTTCAACAGTTTCTAGATTTTCAATTTATTCTACTAGTGATACCATGTGCTGGGTAGTGATTGCTTTTGGATGTGCACATGGGAAACAGTACCTTTTCTTCAGCGCTCCTGGCTCCTTATTTCTTTTAGCAACTGCTGTATTGATTCACTCATTCTTCTAAACCTGGTCCCTGCATCTGGCCCATACTATATTTCATCCTTCTTCCCATAGAAACTGGTCCACTTGGTATATTATAATTAAAGTGTTCATAACTTGACTTTGGTAATGAATAGATTAACTGTTCTTTCTTCCTTTTCCCCCGTACAAATTTCTTTCAACCACTCCCACCTGCATTTGGTCATTCAGAAAGCGAATGGTGGAGTTTGATTACATGAAGTAGTTGCAGCCTTCTTGACCTAACTGGGTAGCTTGCATGAGATTTATGGGTGTCAAACAATGGTGATTTGTGATGTACCGAAAAAACAATGGTGATTTGTCGAACCCAACGCTAGTACGGTGAACCTGCCGACCGCTGATGGTGACTCGAACTTATCATGAACACATTGTCGTCTTTCACTGATGTTAAAAGCCTCCACATTTTCAAAAGGATGGTCGGATGTTTCCTTTTGTTTATCTTAGCCATGCCTATCCAACATCCTAGGCTAAAAGCTTGTGTGTCCTTGATCTAAAGGAAATTTTTGACCGAGGCAAAAGCTTCCCTCAGCTCAGTGTGAACCCTGGGCTTCTATTTTATTCCAAGGTTTGACTGCTGCTTTCTAGAGAACTATGTACTTAAATCACAATAAATGGTCTTTTTTTCTTGGTAAAACAATGAATggtcttaaaattctaattttagcCGTCTGATTTAATTAACGTATGAGAAACCTTGTCTTCACACTCTGAGGCTCAACTAAATTGATTCAGGTTTTCCAAGAAGAATATTGTAAACATGTGTTGTAGGTTGGGGATCATAACTGGGTCAGGTCTGAGGAGGAAAGTTAAGCATCTAGAAATGCAGTGGTCTATTGATTAATTTGTATATGAATATTTTGGATGACATAATATTTTGCACAGATAGAAGTCATCAAAAAGCCAACAAAATATACAATATTAATCAAATAAGATCCatacaaattttttttcatttataagTCTATTTCTTTCAAAGCATCATGTTTGTCTCGATAGCTATGAACTAAATCAAAGTGCAACTGCA is part of the Elaeis guineensis isolate ETL-2024a chromosome 15, EG11, whole genome shotgun sequence genome and harbors:
- the LOC105058224 gene encoding uncharacterized protein — encoded protein: MEAQKSHGAKLTRTPSSLLRSPTLRSSVNSLSAIDEATATGADGDDSDDKKPRHRRGGRPRRPLLPALLPLPFFLFLFLLLLYLRDDAPFLSNLLLAAFVFAVAFLAARRSRFLILRCRGIRRGESVQWFIGDGERESRKEKSNGKIVREGVEFYSNGDFYEGEFHKGRCNGSGVYNFFAKGRYEGDWVDGKYDGYGIESWARGSRYRGQYRQGLRHGFGVYRFYSGDSYAGEWVSGQSHGIGVQTCSDGSCYVGEFKCGVKHGLGYYHFRNGDRYSGEYFGDKIHGFGIYNFANGHCYEGSWHEGKKQGFGMYAFRNGDTRSGEWDCGVLKIRLPPSDQAVQRAVQSARKAAENAILIPRVDEQVNKAVTAANRAATAARVAAIKAVQNRMDGKFCDTNV